The genomic interval TTTCTTATACATAAAACAAAACGAGAAATACTTTACTAAAGTACTCTATTCCTCGGCCTGTCTCAACCCTTGTACGTATGCAGCTTTAGCTTTCTCTTTTCTAAGGATAACCGATTTTTTTGTGAATTGCTTTCGCTCTCGCACTTGCTTCATCACGCCAGTTTTTTCGAATTTCTTCTTAAATCTCTTTAAGGCTCTTTCTACTGGTTCTCCTTCTTTTACTGGTATAATTAACATATCTC from Flavobacteriales bacterium carries:
- a CDS encoding 30S ribosomal protein S21 — protein: MLIIPVKEGEPVERALKRFKKKFEKTGVMKQVRERKQFTKKSVILRKEKAKAAYVQGLRQAEE